GCCCCGGGCAGTCTCCGCCGCCGGTGAGGATCGCGATTTTCTTAGCCATGAGGGTCTCCGTCGTCAGAAGGTCAGAAGCTGTTGGAATACTTGAGCTGCACGACGCGCTCCGGCCCGCGGCGCGCGCCGTCGCTGTACAGGCCGCCCGCGCCGACCGCGCGCACGGCGAAGTCCACGTTGAAATTGGGGGTCAGGTAGGCGCGCAGGCCGGCGTTGAAGCGCGAGTCGCTCCAGTTGGCGATGTTGTCCCACTCGAGCAGGATCGCGGCCTTGTCCCGGATGTTGATCGTCAGCGGGATGGAGCCGAAGATGCTGTTCGAGTCGAAGTCGGAGACGTTGAACGACGGGTGCAGCTCGAGGCCCGGCACGCCGAGCTCCTTCGTCGCCACGACGTAGAAGCCGCGCTGGCGCTGGTTGAAGCGGCGGATGCCGGTGTTGTAGTTGTAGCCCTGCCCGTCGAAGCCGACCGCGAAGGACGGCAGCTGGCTGTCGCCCTCGTAGAAGCGGTACTTGACCTGGGCCGTCGGGGCGCGCATGCGCACGTTGCGCTCGTCGCCGATCAGGCCGTCGATCGCGGCGGAGGCGCCGAGGTTGATGCCCGGGTACACGCCGAAGGAGAGGTACTGCAGCAGGCCGCCGCGCGAGTAGAAGCGCGAGCGGGCGGAATAGCCGTAGTTGTCGAGCACCGCGGTCGTCGGGGCGTCGATGACGTCGGTGTCGGGCGTGGCGCCTCCGTCGCGGGCGGAGCGGACGGCGCGCGAGGCGGACGCCTTGGGCTTGATCTTCACCGCGGAGGAGGCGGCGTCTTCGGCGCGCAGGACGGGGGCGCAGAGGAGGAGCGCGGCGGGCAGGAAGAACGCGAGTTTCATCGATAAATCCTTATGGATCAAGCGGGTTTTTCCAGGACCGCGGCGATGCGCTCGTGGAGTTTGGCCATCTCGAACGGCTTCTGGAGGACTTCGGTGGCGCCGCTCATCAGGGCGATGCCCTTCTCTTTGACCGTGTCGCGGCTGGTCATGATCATGATGCGCGGGGCCTTGGCGCCGAGCTTGTTGGTCAGTTCGTAGGCGACGTGGTAGCCGTCGATGTAGGGCATCATCACGTCGAGGAGCACGAGGTCGAGCTGCTCCTTGAGGGCGGTCTGGAGGGCGTCCTTGCCGTTCGCGGCCGAGAGGACCTCGTAACCCTGATAGGCCAGGTCCATCATGAGCAGGTCGAGCAGATCCGGATCATCGTCGGCGACGAGGATGCGCTTCTTCGTGTCGGCCATTCCCTCTCCTTATATAAACGGCCCGAGAATTCTAACCATTTTCCCCGGTTGTCACAAGACGTTTAACGGCCGGTCAGGAGAGAAGAAAGGTGCCAGGCCTCCCATTATCCCATTACTTCCGCAAACAGCGGCCCATTTGAAAGTAATGGGATAATGGGAGGCCTGGCACCCTTCAGGAGGGCTTGCCGCCCCATTTGCGGGGGGCGATGACGGCGGGGGCGCCGGAGGCGTCGATGTTCCAGCAGCGGGGGCCGAGGATGGCCTCGACGGCCTCGAACAGGGCCTGGTTGAGGTTGACGCGCTGGTCGACGTCGAGCATCGCGATGCCCTCCGGGGTCTCCTGCTCCAGGGCGACCGGGCAGGGGCCTTCGAAGCGCTCGAGGACGTCGCGCAGGGCCTCGAGCTTCTCGGTGCCGACGGTCGCGTCGCATTTCAGGCGCAGGCGCTTGGCGAACTTGGTCGCCGACGAGTCGAGGGGGGTCATGTCGTCGACGATGACCTCGGGGGTGCCGGCGCCGGCGTCCTCGCTCTTGAAGGACAGGCGCCCGGTCGCGGCGACGAAGCCGCCGATCTTGGCCAGGTTGTTGACGCCGGAGGCGTAGGTCTTCGGGAAGCACAGCAAGGTGATCTCCCCGGTCAGGTCCTCGAGGGTGATGATGACCCACGGCTCCCCGGTCTTCTTCGAGATCATCTTCCGCATCTTGCTGATCATGCCGGCCAGGCGCACGGGAGCGGTGATGGCGGGCGTCAGCTGGCTGATCTCGTGGGTCGCGGTGGCCTTGAGCTGGGCCTTGACCGACATCAGCGGGTGGCCGGAGAAGTAGAAGCCCAGGACCTCGCGCTCGTAGGTCAAGGTGTCGTGCTCCGACAGCGGCTTGACCGCGGCGTCGGCGTCGGAGAGCTCCTTCGGCGCCGGCGCGGGCGCCGTCCCGAAGAGGAGGCCTTGGCCCTTGTCGAGGTCGGCCTTCATCTTCTGCTGGCGGCCGACGGACTCGTCGACGGACAGCAATAGTCGTGCTCGCGCGGCGGGCGACGGCTCGTGGGGGCGCAGGCTGTCGAGCGCGCCGGCTTTGATCAAGGACTCGACCGCTTTCTTGTTGATCGCATGCAGGTCGACGCGCGAGCAGAAATCATCGAGCGAGGTGAACTTCCGTTCCGCGGCCGCGGCGACGATGGACTCGGCGGCGCCGGACCCGACGTTCTTGATCGCGAGCAGCCCGAAGCGGATGTTGTCGTCCTGGATGTCGAACTGAGTCCTCGATTCGTTGACGTCGGGAGGCAATATCTTCATGCCCATGCGCCGGGCTTCTTCAAGATACGTGACGAGCTTGTTCTCCTTATCCTCGGCGCCGATCGACGAGTGCCCGATCTCGCTGGTCAGCACCGCGGTCATGAACTCGATCGGGTAGTTGGCCTTGAGGTACGCGGTCTGGTAGGCGACGAGGCCGTAGGCGACCGAGTGGGACTTGTTGAAGCCGTAGCCGCCGAACTTCACCATCTGGTCGTAGATCTTGTTGGCGACCTTGTCCTTGATCTTGTTGACGCCGCAGCCGGCGACGAACTTGCTGCGCATCTTCTCCAGGTCCTCGTGGATCTTCTTGCCCATGGCCTTGCGCAGGCCGTCGGCCTCGCCGGGCGTGAAGCCCGCGAGCTTCTTGGAGATCTCCATGACCTGCTCCTGGAAGACCATGCAGCCGTAGGTGTCCTTCAGGATGGTCTCGAGCAGGGGCACGTCGTAGACGACCTCCTCGCGGCCGTGCTTGCGCTCGACGAACATGTCGAGCATGCCGGACTGCATGGGGCCGGGGCGGAACAGGGCGATCAGGGAGACGATGTCGTCGAAGACCGTGGGCTTGATGCGGAACAGGAGGTCTCGTATCCCCTGGCTGTCGAGCTGGAACACGGCCAGGGATTTGGCCGTGCGCAGCATCTCGTACGTCTTCGGGTCGTCCATCGGGACCGCGTCGATGTCGAACTTCGGGTCATGGCGCTTCTTGACGAACTTGACCGCGTCGTCGATGATGGAGAGCGTGCGCAGGCCGAGGAAGTCGACCTTGAGCAGGCCGAGCTTCGGGCAGACGTCGCCGTCGTACTGCGTCGTCACCACGTCGGACTTGGCGCCCTTCGCCAGCGGCGTGTACTTGACCACGTGCTCCTTGGTGATGAGCGTGCCCGCCGCGTGCACGCCGGTGTGGCGCTTGAGGCCCTCGAGCTTGAGCGAGAGGTCGAGCAGGCGCTTGACCTGCGGATCCTTGGCGAGCTCGAGCAGCTCGGGGCCCTGCATCGCCTCGTGCAGGTGCACGTTGGGGCCGACGGGGATCTTCTTGGCGATCTCATCGATGCGCGTCAGCGGCATGTCGAGCACGCGGCCCACGTCGCGGATGACGAGCTTGGCGCCCAGGGAGCCGAAGGTGATGATCTGCGCCACGCACTCCTTGCCGTACTTCTCGCGCACGTAGGCGATGACGCGGTCGCGGCCGGTGTCGGCGAAGTCGATGTCGAGGTCGGGCATCGACTTGCGGTCCGGGTTCAGGAAGCGTTCGAACAGGAGCCGGTGCTCGAGGGGGTCGGCGTTCGTGATGCGCAGCGCGTAGGCGACGATCGCGCCGGCGCCGGAGCCGCGGCCGGGTCCGACGGGCACGCCGATCGAGCGGGCGTGCTTGATGAAGTCCCAGACGATCAGGAAGTAGCCGGAGAAGCCCATGCGCTTGATGACGCCGAGCTCGTAGGTCAGGCGCTCGGCGTATTCCGCGCGGCAGCCCGCGGGGAAGCGCTCTTTGAGGCCCTCGAGGCAGAGATGCTCGAGATAGGAGTCCTGATCGAACCCCGGGGGGACCTTGAACTCGGGCAGGAGCATCTGGTCCATGGGGATCTTGACGTTGCACATCTCGGCGATCTTGAGCGTGTTGCTCAGCGATTCGGGCGCGAAGCCGCCGAACAGCTTGTGCATCTCGTCGGGGGACTTGATGTAGAAATCGTGCGAGTCGAATTTCAACCGCTCGGTGTCGGCCATCTTGCGGCCGGTGGCGATGCACACGCGCGCGTCGTGGGCCTCGTGGTCGTCGGGCTTCCAGTAGTGGCAGTCGTTCGTCGCGACGAGGGGGATGCCGGTGCGCTTGTTGAGCTCGAGCAGGGCCGCGGTGACCTGCCTCTGCTTCTCGATGCCGTGATCCATGATCTCGAGGTAATAAGAATCTTGTTCGAGATTATCGCGGAACCACGTCACCAGCTTCTCGGATTGGGTCAGGTCGCCGGACAGGATCGACTGGTTGAGCTCGGACTTCAAGCAGCCCGACAGCACGACGAGGCCCTTGGAGTGCTTGGCGAGCAGCTCCTTGTCGATCCTCGGATCGTAATAGTAGCCCTCGGTGAACGCGATCGAGCACAGCTCCATCAGGTTCTGATAGCCCTCGAAGTTCTTGGCGAGGACGGTCAGGTGGCAGTTCTCCTTCTGCGAGTGGCCGCGGTCGAAGCGCGTGCCCTTGGAGATGTACATCTCGCAGCCGATGATCGCCTTGAGCCCGACGGCCTTCGCGTTCGAGTAGAACTCGACGGCGCCGTACATGTTCCCGTGGTCGGTGACCGCGAAGCCCTTGGCCCCGGAGTTGGCGAGGTCCTTGAGCGCCTGCGAGGGCTTGCCGTCCTTGTCCGACAGCCGGATGACCCCGTCCATCAGGGAGTATTCGGAGTGGTTGTGGAGGTGGACGAACTCGGGCTTTGACATGGAGGCGCGCGCGAGAGTACATCATACCAAATGCCGTCGACGGCGGCCCTTTGCTACAATGGCGCCGCGATGAATAAGCGCGACACGCACCTGGTCGAGACCTTCGTCAGCAAGAAGACCGTCTGGCGCGGCCGGGCGGTCAACTTCGACGTGGACACGGTCAAGCTCCCGAACGGGAAGCTCGCCACGCGGGAGTACATCTCCCATCCCGGCGCCGTCGGCGTCGTGCCCTTCCTCGACAAGGACACCGTCGTTCTCGTCCGCCAGTACCGCCACCCCGTCGGCGAGGTGACCCTCGAGCTGCCCGCCGGCAAGATCGACCCGCGGGAGTCCATCCTCGCCTGCATCAAGCGCGAGCTCGCCGAGGAGACCGGCTACACCGCCGCCAAGTTCACGCCCTTGATCCGCTACTGGCCGACGCCCGCCTTCGCCGACGAGGTCCTGCACCTCTTCGTCGCCACCGGCCTCAAGGCCGGCAAGGTCAACACCGACGACGACGAGTTTCTCGAGGTCGTGCACATGCCGTTCAAGAAGGCCGTCGAGCTGGTCCGCCGCGGCAAGATCCGCGACTCCAAGACCGTCGTCGGTCTCCTGGCTTGCGCGGTCGACCGATGAAGCCCGAAGAGATTCAAACCTGGGATTCGTTCTTGAAGCGGACCCCGCTGTTCGCGGGCCTGTCCGTCGAGGACCTGAGCAAGCTCGCCGCCCGCCTGCAGCTGCTGTCCTTGCCCAAGGGCGCGACGATCTTCAAGCAGGGCGACGAGTCCGACGCGCTGTACTTGATCGTCTCCGGCCACGCGCGCCGCTACCGCTCCGTCGAGGGCCGGGAGACCCTCGTCGCCTACCTCGGACGCGGCGACGTCATCGGCGAGACCGGCATGCTCACCGGCGGCCCGCGCTCGGCGACCGTGCGCGTCGACGCGACGAGCGAGCTGCTCAAGCTTCCGCGCAAGGACTTCGAGGAGTGCCTGCGCGCGCACCCGCCGATCCTGCTGCACCTCTCGCGCACGCTCGCCAGCCGCCTCATCGAGGGCGGCCAGGCCTCGAAGCCGTCCTCGGAGCAGGCCCGCCTCGTCGCGTTCGACTGCGCGCTGCCGCGCCGCGACCGCGCGCTGATCGCCTGGCGCCTCGGCGCGGAGCTGGCCGCCCAGACGCGCAAGAAGGTGCTCGTCGTGGACCTGGCCCCCGAGCCCGGCGACATCGCCCGCGCCGCGGGCCTCAAGCCCGCGCCCGCGGCCGAGACCGCGCTGCGCGCGGCCAACCTGCGCGACCCCTCGGCTCTCGCCGCGCTCGCGCAGGAGCACCCGTCGGGCGTGCGCATCCTCTCCGTGTCGCCCGCGACGCTCGGCGGCCGGCTGTTCAGCCAGCTCTACCTTTTCCTCAACGCGGTGCGCGACAGCCACGAGCTCGCCCTGCTGTGCCTGGGCGGGCCGCGCGGCGACGTCGAGCGCGCGGCCCTGACCGAGGCCGACCTCATCCTGATGGCCGGCTGCGACGTGATGCGCCCGCAGTACCGCCACATGGAGGTCGAGGTGCCGCCGCTGGCCGAGGAGGCGCGCCGCATCCTGCGCGTGTGGATCGGCGACCTCGAGCCCGAGGACGCCCCGCTGCTCATCGGCGCCGAGCGCGTCGTCGTGCCCTGGAGCGAGGCCGCCGTCGAGGCCTACGAGCGCGACGGCCGCTCCGAGTCCGCCTTCGCCGTCGAGCCCAAGGCCGCCAAGGCCCTCGGCCGCCTGGCCCGGCGCCTCGGCGGCGTCCAGGTCGGCCTCGCGCTCGGCACCGGCGCGGCGCTCGGCCACTCGACGATCGGCGTGCTCAAGGTCTTGAAGCGCGAGGGCATCCCGGTGGATATGATCGCCGGCACCTCGATGGGCTCTTTGATCGCGGGCTGCTACGCCGCCGGCTACGAGCCCGAGGAGATCGAGCAGCTCGCGATGCGCATCGACAAGGCCTGGGTGTACGAGAACCTGTTCTGGGACATCACCGTGCCGCGCTCCGGCCTGTTCGCGGGCGACACCTTGCTGCGCTTCATCCGCTCCTACATGGGCTCGCGCGAGTTCTCCGACATGGAGCTCCCGTTCGCCTGCGTCGCCGCCGATATCGAGACCGGCGAGGAGGTCGTCCTCAAGCAGGGTCGCGTCGCCGAGGCGATCCGCGCCTCGTGCGGCCTCCCCCTGATCTTCGAGCCGACCCAGCTCTCCGGCCGCTGGCTCGTCGACGGCGGCATCGTCAACCCGGTGCCGACGCGCGTCATCTCCGACATGGGCGCCGACATCCTGCTCGCCGTCAACCTGACCATGCCCGCGAGCGAGCGCAAGACCAAGGTGCACGAGCGCCACAGCCGGCGCCTCCTCGACCAGCCGCTCAACCTCGAGACCTTGCGCCAGGCCGCGATGCCCGTCCTGCCCAAGGCCTTCCGCGCGCCCAACTTCCCGGAGGTGTTCTTCCAGATGATCTACACGATGGAGTACGAGGTCGCCCAGTCCCGCCTCGACATCGCGGACGTGACGATGTTCCCCGACCTGAAGGGCTTCTCCTGGACCGAGCTGCACCGCGCCGGCGAGATCATCCGCGCCGGCGAGCGCGCCGCCGAAGAGGCGCTCCCGCGCCTGAAAGCCCTCATCCCCGCCTTCCGTCCGTAACTGTTTCCGGAAACAGTCCGGCTCGCACCGGTGCAGGTCCCGCTCAGCGCCGGCCGCCTTCGGCGTTGACGAGGGAGAGGTGGGCGCCGTCGAGGTCGCCGGAGGCGATCTGGCCGAAGATGCCGAGGAAGCGCGCGAGCTTGCCGCGGCGGCCGGCGACCTCGCGGCCGTAGGAGGTGCCCTTGGCGTACTTCAGCAGCAGGTCGTCGAGGAGCTCGCGCCAGCGGGCCTGCTTGAGGACGGCCTCGCCGGCGCGGAAGGGGACCAGGCGGTAGTCGGAGATGTCGCGCGAGATGTTGCGCCGCAGGCCCTGGTTCTCGGCCATCATCTTGTCGATCTCGCCGACGCGCGAGAGCCACGCGTCGGACTGCAGGGCGTCGAGCGAGGCCTGGGCGTTGGCCTTGAGCCGCGCCAGACGGTCCTGGTAGGACCGGCCGCGGCGCTTGTACGACTCGCGGACCGGGGCGGGCGCGGGGACCGCGTCGATGGCGGCGAGCAGGTCGGCGGTGAGGAAGCCCTCCTCGGACTCGATGCGGGCCAGCTCCTCCTCGAGCGCCGCGACGGTGAGCCAGCGCGAGGCCTCGTGCTGGCGGCCGGAGAGCTCGACGAGCAGGCCCTTCGTGATCTGACCCGGATCCTTGGCCTTGTCGGCGGCGGCCTCGAAGGCGGCGAGCGCGGCGCGGGCCCGCGCGTTGGCGGCGGCGCGCGCGGCGAAGCGCTTCTTGAGCCTGTCGGCCGGGACCTTGGCGAGCAGGCGCGCCTCGAGGCCGGGGTCCTTCATGTCGCGCTCGGCGAGCTGGACGCCGCCCAAGGTCGCGAGCTCGGCGATGCGCGCGCGGCGCAGGCGCTCCTCGAGGTTGCCGAGGTCGTACTTGAGGCCGAAGGCGGGGTAGGACAAGGTCGCGTGGTCGAGCTTGCCGGTCTCGATGAGCGCCGGCGCTCCCGGCGGGCGGCGCGTGTTCAGCGCGCTCTGCAGGGCCATGAGCTGGGGGGAGTAGCCGCGGATGTTGCCGGCGGAGAGGCGGTCGTAGAAGGAGTTGGCCAGCGCCGCGCTGGCCGGCGTGTCGGAGCCGCCGGGCTTGCCCTCGGGCGCCTGGCCGGTGATGACGCGCTCGCCCTGGGAGCCCTTGCCCTCGAACAGGTTGCGCAGCGCCTCGCGCCGCTCCTCCTCGCCCGCCTGCTGGTCGCTCAAGGTCGTCAGCTTCGAGGTCTTCGCCGCGTTCTTGAGCACGCCGTACGCGCCGCGGTCGGTGTTCTTGCGCTGGAAGGTCAGCCGGAGATGCTTGACCAAGGTATTCTCGAACACGTGCGTGCCCTCGGTCTCGTCCTTGGCCAGGCCCAGGGCGATCTCGGAGGCCGAGCGCAGGTCGCTCTGCACCCAGGCGCGGACGTCGGCGCGCTTCTTGCCCTCGTCTTTTTCAGAAGTGATGGCCGCCGCGATCTTGGATTGGAGTATGCGATCGACCAAAGCTTCTTGAAGCCCCGGGTCGCCTTCCAATTGCTTGCGCATGTCCTCGACCGCCGACGACTGATCGCCCTCGACCGCCGTTCCGGCCGGCGTCGACGAGGGCTCTCCTTCGTCGGCGCCGGCCGAAGCTCCAGCCAAAAGCAAGGCCAGCAGCGCGGCCCTCACTTGGCTGCCCCTTCCGTTGCCGTTGATTTCGCCGTTGAAAAACTAAATACGTCTCTCCGTCCCGACCTGACGACCCCGTCATCCCCGATCCGCGCCAGCCCTAGCGTGAGATCCGAGGTCTCTATATCCTTCCGTGCTTTCGTCCAAAGATCGAAGAACGAATGCGTGTCGCTCTTGTCCGGCACCCCCCACCGCGCCACCGCGTAGCGTCCTCCCGGCGTCAGCGCGATGCTGACCAGGCGCGGGAACGGCCCCGCCTTGAGCGTGGTCCCACCCGCCCAGTCCCGCGCCTCCATGGACCAGGACTCGCCGAAGTGGCAGGCGAGCAGGATGACCTTGGAGTCCTCGGAGAACACGACCGGCTCGCCCTTCTCGGGCAGGTCGACGGCGTCGTCGCTCCACACGGTCTGCCCCGTCGAGCCGTGGACGCGCAGCACGCGGCGGCTCTCGAGCAGCTTGCTGCGCGCCGAGTTCCAAGTGAGCTTTCGCTCGAGCGTCCAGGCCGCGCGTCCGTCGGGCGACACGCCGCCGGTCACCTCGCGGGTGACGGAGCCGGTATCCTCGCGCAGCAGACCGATCTCGAAGGACAGCTCCCCGGCGGCGTCGTAGAGCACCAGCGACTTGCCCTGCTTGGACCAGCCCGGCGTCGAGTGCCCGACCGCCATGTCGGGCAGAACGGGGGCGTCCGCCGCGCGAGCGGGGGTCATCGCCAGCGCCGCCGCGAGCAGGGCCCAGGTCACTTATTCTTGACCTCCTTGGGGGCGGCCTCGACGAAGACCTTGCCCTTCACGCGCTCGAAGGCGCGGATCTTCCAGGGCTGGGCGATGGCCTGGGTGGCGAAGCCGGTCGGCTCCTTGACCCGGTAGCGCACGATCACGTCCATGCCCTTGGGCACGGGGTCGAGGAACTCGACGGTATAGCCGCCCGTCGGGCGCTCGCCGGCGAACACGGCGACGGCGAAATACTTCTTGAAGTCGAGCGCCGGCGCGTCCTGGCCGACCGTCAGCCACAGGCGCGTCCAGGCGCCCTCGTCGGCCGCGACCTCGGTGCCGGGGTCGATGGGCCCGCCGTACTGTCCTTTCCACTCCATTGGCTTCTCCGATTTTCGGCCTGCGGCCGAAACTTCCATGCCGGCCGAGCCGGCCAATATCAAGGCCGCCGCCACGAGCCACCTAGTCATGACTTCCTCCCACGACGAGCTTGGGCATGCGGATCGTCGGCTGCCCGTCGCTGACCGCCACGTTCTGCCCTTCCTTGCCGCACACGCCGATGCCCCAGCCGATGTCCCAGCCCACGCGGTCGATCGAGCGCAGCGCCTCGGGGCCCACGCCGAGCAGGTTCGCGTCGCGCACGAGGTAAGTGACCTTGCCGTTCTCGACGCGCCAGCCCTCGTCCACCTCGAAGACGAACTCCCCGCTCGCGGTGTCCACCTGGCCGCCGCCCATGCGGGTCACGAGGAGGCCGCTCTTCAGCTCCCTGATGATCCTGGCCGGGTCGTCCTTGCCGGGGGCGATGTAGAGGTTCGACATGCGCGGGATCGGGCGCGCGGCGAAGGACTCGCGGCGGCCGTGGCCGTTGGAGGGGCGCCCCTCGCGCAGGGCCGTGGTGCGGTCGTACAGGAAATCGGCCAGCACGCCGTTCTTGACGAGCTCGGTGGGCCGGGCCTCCACTCCCTCGTCGTCGAAGACGAACGAGCCGCGCTGGAAGGGCAAGGTCGGGTCGTCGACGACGGTGATCGTCTCGGGGGCGACCGTCTTGCCGCGCATGCCGCGGTAGGCGGGCGACGAGCCCTCCTGGACGTGGTCCACCTCGAGGGAGTGGCCGATCGCCTCGTGGATGAAGGTGCCGCCCGCGGAGGCGGCGAGGATGACGGCCATCTCGCCGGCCTTGGCCTTGGGGGCGTCGAGCTTGGCCAGGGCGCGCGCGGCGGCGCGGCGCGCGGCGCGCGGGGCGGCCTCGTCGTCGAAGATCTCGCAGCCGCGCTGGGCGCCGACGACCTCGAAGCCGGTCTGCAGCATCCCGTCGCGCTCGGCGACGACGGACACCGTCAGGTTCGTCGAGACGCGGCTCTGGGACAGGTCGGCGCCGTCGCTGTTGAGCACGCGCGTGTCCTTGCGCCGGTCGCCGTAGACGGCGGTCACCTGGCGCACGAGCGGGGACAGCTCCCGCGCGGCGCGGTCGACGGCGCGCAGCAGGGAGAGCTTGCGCTCGAGCGGCACCGTCGCCGGGTCGACGCGGCAGGAGGCGGCGGCCGCGCGCGTCTTGGAGAAGGCCGGGCCGCGCCCGGAGGCGCCGGGCGACAGCTTCTCGCGCAGGCGGGCGGCGGCGGCGGCGGAGGCGTCCTGGGCGCTGCCGAAAAGCGTTTCCACCCGACTTCCTTCTCGTCTCAATAACCTCAGGCTCAGGCCGCGCTCGGAGCTGGCGCCGATGTCGCGCACCGCGCCGTCCTCGAGGCGCGCGGTGGACCAGCGCCACTCCTCGAGGAAGACCTCGCCGTAGTCGGCCCCGGTCAAGGACGGGGCGTAGCCGGCGGCGTCGCCGCCGATCAAGCGTCCTTCCTGCGCGGCAAGGTCAAGGTGACCGTCGCCCCGGCCCCGAGCTTGGAACGCAGCACCGCGCTGCCGCCGTGCAGCTCGGCGACCTTGCGCACGAAGGCGAGGCCCAGGCCCATGCCGTCCTGCTGGCCGGTGAAGTCCTTCTCCACCTGGTGGAAGC
Above is a genomic segment from Elusimicrobiota bacterium containing:
- a CDS encoding response regulator transcription factor; this encodes MADTKKRILVADDDPDLLDLLMMDLAYQGYEVLSAANGKDALQTALKEQLDLVLLDVMMPYIDGYHVAYELTNKLGAKAPRIMIMTSRDTVKEKGIALMSGATEVLQKPFEMAKLHERIAAVLEKPA
- the dnaE gene encoding DNA polymerase III subunit alpha; its protein translation is MSKPEFVHLHNHSEYSLMDGVIRLSDKDGKPSQALKDLANSGAKGFAVTDHGNMYGAVEFYSNAKAVGLKAIIGCEMYISKGTRFDRGHSQKENCHLTVLAKNFEGYQNLMELCSIAFTEGYYYDPRIDKELLAKHSKGLVVLSGCLKSELNQSILSGDLTQSEKLVTWFRDNLEQDSYYLEIMDHGIEKQRQVTAALLELNKRTGIPLVATNDCHYWKPDDHEAHDARVCIATGRKMADTERLKFDSHDFYIKSPDEMHKLFGGFAPESLSNTLKIAEMCNVKIPMDQMLLPEFKVPPGFDQDSYLEHLCLEGLKERFPAGCRAEYAERLTYELGVIKRMGFSGYFLIVWDFIKHARSIGVPVGPGRGSGAGAIVAYALRITNADPLEHRLLFERFLNPDRKSMPDLDIDFADTGRDRVIAYVREKYGKECVAQIITFGSLGAKLVIRDVGRVLDMPLTRIDEIAKKIPVGPNVHLHEAMQGPELLELAKDPQVKRLLDLSLKLEGLKRHTGVHAAGTLITKEHVVKYTPLAKGAKSDVVTTQYDGDVCPKLGLLKVDFLGLRTLSIIDDAVKFVKKRHDPKFDIDAVPMDDPKTYEMLRTAKSLAVFQLDSQGIRDLLFRIKPTVFDDIVSLIALFRPGPMQSGMLDMFVERKHGREEVVYDVPLLETILKDTYGCMVFQEQVMEISKKLAGFTPGEADGLRKAMGKKIHEDLEKMRSKFVAGCGVNKIKDKVANKIYDQMVKFGGYGFNKSHSVAYGLVAYQTAYLKANYPIEFMTAVLTSEIGHSSIGAEDKENKLVTYLEEARRMGMKILPPDVNESRTQFDIQDDNIRFGLLAIKNVGSGAAESIVAAAAERKFTSLDDFCSRVDLHAINKKAVESLIKAGALDSLRPHEPSPAARARLLLSVDESVGRQQKMKADLDKGQGLLFGTAPAPAPKELSDADAAVKPLSEHDTLTYEREVLGFYFSGHPLMSVKAQLKATATHEISQLTPAITAPVRLAGMISKMRKMISKKTGEPWVIITLEDLTGEITLLCFPKTYASGVNNLAKIGGFVAATGRLSFKSEDAGAGTPEVIVDDMTPLDSSATKFAKRLRLKCDATVGTEKLEALRDVLERFEGPCPVALEQETPEGIAMLDVDQRVNLNQALFEAVEAILGPRCWNIDASGAPAVIAPRKWGGKPS
- a CDS encoding NUDIX hydrolase; translated protein: MNKRDTHLVETFVSKKTVWRGRAVNFDVDTVKLPNGKLATREYISHPGAVGVVPFLDKDTVVLVRQYRHPVGEVTLELPAGKIDPRESILACIKRELAEETGYTAAKFTPLIRYWPTPAFADEVLHLFVATGLKAGKVNTDDDEFLEVVHMPFKKAVELVRRGKIRDSKTVVGLLACAVDR
- a CDS encoding patatin-like phospholipase family protein, whose product is MKRTPLFAGLSVEDLSKLAARLQLLSLPKGATIFKQGDESDALYLIVSGHARRYRSVEGRETLVAYLGRGDVIGETGMLTGGPRSATVRVDATSELLKLPRKDFEECLRAHPPILLHLSRTLASRLIEGGQASKPSSEQARLVAFDCALPRRDRALIAWRLGAELAAQTRKKVLVVDLAPEPGDIARAAGLKPAPAAETALRAANLRDPSALAALAQEHPSGVRILSVSPATLGGRLFSQLYLFLNAVRDSHELALLCLGGPRGDVERAALTEADLILMAGCDVMRPQYRHMEVEVPPLAEEARRILRVWIGDLEPEDAPLLIGAERVVVPWSEAAVEAYERDGRSESAFAVEPKAAKALGRLARRLGGVQVGLALGTGAALGHSTIGVLKVLKREGIPVDMIAGTSMGSLIAGCYAAGYEPEEIEQLAMRIDKAWVYENLFWDITVPRSGLFAGDTLLRFIRSYMGSREFSDMELPFACVAADIETGEEVVLKQGRVAEAIRASCGLPLIFEPTQLSGRWLVDGGIVNPVPTRVISDMGADILLAVNLTMPASERKTKVHERHSRRLLDQPLNLETLRQAAMPVLPKAFRAPNFPEVFFQMIYTMEYEVAQSRLDIADVTMFPDLKGFSWTELHRAGEIIRAGERAAEEALPRLKALIPAFRP
- a CDS encoding protease complex subunit PrcB family protein; protein product: MEWKGQYGGPIDPGTEVAADEGAWTRLWLTVGQDAPALDFKKYFAVAVFAGERPTGGYTVEFLDPVPKGMDVIVRYRVKEPTGFATQAIAQPWKIRAFERVKGKVFVEAAPKEVKNK
- a CDS encoding TldD/PmbA family protein: MIGGDAAGYAPSLTGADYGEVFLEEWRWSTARLEDGAVRDIGASSERGLSLRLLRREGSRVETLFGSAQDASAAAAARLREKLSPGASGRGPAFSKTRAAAASCRVDPATVPLERKLSLLRAVDRAARELSPLVRQVTAVYGDRRKDTRVLNSDGADLSQSRVSTNLTVSVVAERDGMLQTGFEVVGAQRGCEIFDDEAAPRAARRAAARALAKLDAPKAKAGEMAVILAASAGGTFIHEAIGHSLEVDHVQEGSSPAYRGMRGKTVAPETITVVDDPTLPFQRGSFVFDDEGVEARPTELVKNGVLADFLYDRTTALREGRPSNGHGRRESFAARPIPRMSNLYIAPGKDDPARIIRELKSGLLVTRMGGGQVDTASGEFVFEVDEGWRVENGKVTYLVRDANLLGVGPEALRSIDRVGWDIGWGIGVCGKEGQNVAVSDGQPTIRMPKLVVGGSHD